In the genome of Paenibacillus sp. GP183, the window AGTTGAGGTTGGTGTGCTGCCGGAGCTGCGCAATGAATTGATTCATTTGCGCGGGCAGCTCAAAGTCCTTTCGGAAAATTCGGACAAGTCGGACAAAGCCCTTTCACTTTTGGATCAGTTAGCCGCTGCAGGCCAACTCAGTCCCGATAAGGTAGCCATGCGCATAAAATTGAATCATACGAAGAAGCAGGCGTTCGAGGAGCTGACTGCCATCCGTGAAAGGATCCTCGAAATTGAAAAATCATTAGAGGATTCGGAGCATGCGAAGGTGCAAGTGATTTCGACGATTTATGGCGGAGCCAAGGTTGTCATCGGCCGCTATACCAAATTCATCAAAGACCCTGTAAGTCGGCTCATGTTTCAATTAAACGATGGCGATATTTCAATGGTGGCTTTCAAATAGCCTGCCTGTCGGACTTGCATCTTTTAGAGGGAGATGTTTGAGATGAGTATGAGATCGATTGATCTGCAGTTTGCTTTGCACAAAAACGATGAAGCCGGAATCAAGCAAAATCAGTTATCGCAAAAGCCCCAGCAAGATCAGGCGATCCTGGAGACTCAATCCGCATTGTCAACTGAAAAACAGCGTACGCGCGCCCAGATGGTGGATGAAAGTTCATCCACAGGAATCAGGGATGCCATGAAAGAAAAGCATCAAAAGCAGGGCAAGGACAGCCAAAAGAATCAAGCCAAGGCTGAAAAAAGCGGCCGGGGCGGAAAGTCCGAGCATCCCTACAAAGGGCATCATCTTGATATTTCACTTTAATAAGCTTGGAACAGGCCCAATTGGGGTTTACTTTGCTGGAAAAGGGAGTCGTTATTATGTATCCGTGGATGTACGTAGTTCTGCTCGGTCTGGTGCTGATTGTTTATGCACGGCTTTTGCCCAAGAGTGAAACAGCCGCCCCGAGGAACACGGTCGTTCAGGAAATTGAAGAGACAATTGAACATTTTGCGGTTGAAATGGACGAGCAAAATAAAGCGATCCTGGATTTATTCACGAGAACGAAACAGGATTATGAAGTAGAGCTGGCCAAGCTTTCGGGTAGAATGGAGCTATTGGAAAAGCAGAAAAGCGAGCTTTCCCAGGAATTGAGCAAAATTCACATATCCAGTCAAGTTGGGGCGATGACCGCTGCATCCAGTAACGCAGTACCAGCTGCAGCAGGCATGAACGATGCGTCTGTTGCTGCCAGTACCGTCTCGGTGCCACGCCGAAGGGGCAAGGCTGCTGACATGGCGAAGGAACCCGAACCATCCATAGAAGAGGCACCGCCGCTCAGTCTTAATATGAAATCAAGATATGCGGAGCTATTCAGCCTGCACGATCAAGGGAAGGGCGTCGAAATCATCGCCAAAAAGTTGGGTATGAACAAAGGCGAAGTCAATTTGATCATTCAGCTTTCCAAGCAGGAGGAACGGTCCCGTGTTTAAAAATAAAATCTATTTGAACGGACTGGGAGTCGGCCTCATTGTTGGCGCTATTCTGCTTCAATTGATGCTCGTTTCGAAAGAAGCTTCAAGCAAATTCTCAGCTTCCGAGTCCATGGCCAGAGTAAAACCTCAAACTACCCAGACAGCCCAATCTGCAGACGCAGATTTGCAGAAATTGAAAGCCGAAGCGGCCAAAAGCTTTCAAGTTTTTGATAAAAACGTAAAGCTCTATACCCAAGCGGAATATGATGCGGAATTGCAAAAGAAGCTCAAGGAAGAAAAGGATAAATCCGCAGCAGCCAGTCCGACGCCAAGCAAGCGCACTTATATTTATATTCAGCCCAATTTGCCTGCATCTTCTGTGGCAGAGCTTCTATATAGAGCGGAAATTGTGACAGATCGCCGGGCACTGGAGGAAGAGCTGGTCAAACAGAACGCCGTAAACAAGATGCAGGTAGGTTTTCATGTGTTTGAGGGGACGCCAAATATGCAGCAGGTGATCAAAAATCTGACATCAGAGCAATGAAGCGCCGTGTTGCATCCCTATGTCAGTTATGGTATATTTATTCTCGGTGTTAAAATCTCACGCCGATCAATTCATATAACGGTGCTTGCCTGGCAAGTTTTATATGAAAGTGCGATCGAGCGGCGGTCAACACAAAAACCAAAACAGAGGAGGTATGGAGATGGCAGTTATTTCCATGAAGCAGCTTTTAGAAGCTGGGGTACACTTCGGTCACCAGACACGTCGCTGGAATCCTAAAATGGACAAATACATCTTCACCGAAAGAAACGGGATTTACATTATTGACCTGCAAAAGACAGTGAAAAAAGTTGATGAAGCTTATAACTTCGTTAAATCCGTATCTGCAGAGAACGGCACGATTCTTTTCGTAGGAACCAAGAAACAAGCGCAGGATTCTGTAGCTGAAGAAGCAGCTCGCTGCGGTATGTTCTACATCAACCAGCGTTGGTTGGGTGGTACGCTCACGAACTTCCAGACGATCCAAAAGCGTATCGATCGTTTGAAAGAGCTGGAAAGATGGTCAGAAGATGGAACCTTCGAGGTTCTTCCCAAGAAAGAAGTTATCATTCTTAACAAAGAAAAAGATCGTTTGGAGAAATTCCTTGGCGGCATCAAGAACATGAGAGGCCTGCCTAGCGCTTTGTTTATCATCGATCCTCGTAAAGAGCGTATTGCTGTAGCGGAAGCTCGCAAACTGGGAATTCCTATCGTAGGTATTGTCGATACCAACTGTGATCCGGATGAAATCGATTATGTGATTCCGGGTAACGATGACGCAATCCGCGCTGTGAAACTGTTGACAGCCAAAATTGCCGATGCGGTGATCGAAGCTCACCAGGGCGAACAAACAACAGCTTAAACCTATAAGCATGAAACAGAATGAGGGTGGTTGGAAGGTGTAACAGCCTATCACCGCCCTTTTTCTCCACATAGGATGGTTTCATACAATAATCAATTTTCGGGGAGGTTCCTTTTATGGCAGTAACAGCTCAAATGGTCAAAGAATTGCGTGAAAAAACAGGCGCGGGTATGCTGGATTGCAAAAAAGCACTGGAAGAAGCAAACGGTGATTTAACCAAAGCAGGAGAGCTTCTTCGCGAGAAAGGACTTGCTGCAGCTTCGAATAAAGCAGGACGTATTGCGACTGAAGGTGCTGTTGAATCTTATATCCATGCCGGCGGTAAGGTTGGCGTGCTCGTTGAAGTGAATTGTGAAACCGACTTCGTTGGTAAAACAGAACAATTCAGATCCTTCGTCAGAGATCTTGCAATGCACATAGCGGCAGCAAGCCCAATTTATGTGAAACGTGAAGACGTTCCGCATGAGGCTTTGGATAAAGAGAAAGAAATACTTCGCAACCAGGCTTTGAATGAAGGCAAACCGGAAAAAATCGTCGATAAAATGGTAGAAGGCCGCATCAGCAAATATTATGAAGAGTTCTGTTTGATGGAACAGTCATTCATCAAGGATCCGGATAAAACGATCTCCCAATTGCTGAATGAAAAAATCTCCCAAATCGGAGAAAATATTTCAATTCGCCGTTTCGTACGATTTGGCCTAGGTGAAGGACTTGAGAAAAAACAAGAGAACTTTGCTGAAGAAGTTATGTCCCAGGTGAAACTCTAATATTCATCCTTCCAAAAAGAATGGAACACAGTGTGTTCCTTCTTTTTTAAACTTTATTCGCTTTGGGAACGGGGGTTTTACAAGTTGGAGCGTCCTTTTTATAAAAGAGTGATTTTGAAATTAAGCGGGGAAGCTTTGGCTGGACAGCTAGGCTACGGGATTGATGCTGAAGTGATGACTTCGGTAGCCTATCAAGTGAAAGAAGTCGTTGATTTGAATGTTGAAGTTGCCGTAGTTGTTGGCGGCGGCAACATATGGAGAGGAATTGCCGGCAGCGCCAAGGGCATCGATCGTGCGACTGCAGACTACATGGGCATGCTCGCTACTGTGATGAATGCGCTGGCGCTCCAGGATGCATTGGAGACCATCGGAGTGCCGACGCGGGTCCAATCCTCGATTACGATGCAGCAGGTGGCAGAGCCCTACATACGCCGAAGAGCGATGCGGCACCTTGAAAAAGGAAGAGTCGTGATTTTCGCAGCAGGCACAGGGAATCCTTATTTCTCCACCGATACGACAGCGGCGCTTAGAGCGGCGGAGATTGAAGCGGATGTTATCCTGATGGCCAAGAACAAAGTGGATGGCGTATATTCCGCTGATCCTTTTAAAGACAGCTCAGCTGTCAAATATGAAACATTGACTTATATGGAAGTGCTGAGCAACAATTTAGGCGTCATGGACTCGACGGCTTCCTCACTGTGTATGGATAACAACATCCCGTTGGTGGTGTTCTCGATCACAGAGAAAGGGAATATTAAACGAGTTGTCCTTGGCGAGAAGATCGGGACCACAGTTAAAGGGAGTGTATAGGATATGCCACAATCGGTCAAACAAAGTGCGGAAGACCGGATGGATAAAGCAATCGGTGCATTAAAGCGAGATTTGGCTTCTCTGCGTGCAGGCCGAGCTACACCTGCTCTGCTTGACAGAATCCAGGTTGAGTACTATGGTGCCATGACTCCAGTCAACCAGCTTGCGAACTTGAGCACACCGGATTCACGTACGCTGCTTATTC includes:
- the rpsB gene encoding 30S ribosomal protein S2, with translation MAVISMKQLLEAGVHFGHQTRRWNPKMDKYIFTERNGIYIIDLQKTVKKVDEAYNFVKSVSAENGTILFVGTKKQAQDSVAEEAARCGMFYINQRWLGGTLTNFQTIQKRIDRLKELERWSEDGTFEVLPKKEVIILNKEKDRLEKFLGGIKNMRGLPSALFIIDPRKERIAVAEARKLGIPIVGIVDTNCDPDEIDYVIPGNDDAIRAVKLLTAKIADAVIEAHQGEQTTA
- the tsf gene encoding translation elongation factor Ts → MAVTAQMVKELREKTGAGMLDCKKALEEANGDLTKAGELLREKGLAAASNKAGRIATEGAVESYIHAGGKVGVLVEVNCETDFVGKTEQFRSFVRDLAMHIAAASPIYVKREDVPHEALDKEKEILRNQALNEGKPEKIVDKMVEGRISKYYEEFCLMEQSFIKDPDKTISQLLNEKISQIGENISIRRFVRFGLGEGLEKKQENFAEEVMSQVKL
- the pyrH gene encoding UMP kinase, with translation MERPFYKRVILKLSGEALAGQLGYGIDAEVMTSVAYQVKEVVDLNVEVAVVVGGGNIWRGIAGSAKGIDRATADYMGMLATVMNALALQDALETIGVPTRVQSSITMQQVAEPYIRRRAMRHLEKGRVVIFAAGTGNPYFSTDTTAALRAAEIEADVILMAKNKVDGVYSADPFKDSSAVKYETLTYMEVLSNNLGVMDSTASSLCMDNNIPLVVFSITEKGNIKRVVLGEKIGTTVKGSV